The proteins below are encoded in one region of Apium graveolens cultivar Ventura chromosome 4, ASM990537v1, whole genome shotgun sequence:
- the LOC141719873 gene encoding transcription factor MYB75-like, translated as MHGKAMTINGKAPMLRKGAWGSEEDTLLKKCIHRYGEGKWNLVPQRAGLNRCRKSCRLRWLNYLKPTIKRGDFGEDEVDLILRLHRLLGNRWSLIAGRLPGRTANDVKNFWNTNLQKKLMTASYQKQMVKGKELSNTATASIPTTTTVVIKPLPRTLSKGTRLSCYSINPNISSNILINKQPSPPRSRPDHDSVQWWKTFLYEKEIHGQEEDLSEGLKMASSSGLQNLDSERGLIWRTSHQSSTPTTEATGLLEDGQDGWSDIWDLLNWDHN; from the exons ATGCATGGAAAAGCAATGACAATTAATGGTAAGGCTCCCATGCTGCGAAAGGGTGCATGGGGTTCAGAAGAAGATACTCTTCTCAAGAAATGCATCCACCGGTATGGAGAGGGGAAGTGGAATCTTGTTCCTCAGAGAGCTG GGTTGAATAGGTGCAGAAAAAGCTGCAGGCTAAGGTGGCTCAACTATCTTAAGCCAACCATAAAGAGAGGTGACTTTGGTGAAGATGAAGTGGATCTTATTTTGCGGCTTCACAGGCTACTGGGAAACAG ATGGTCACTAATTGCCGGAAGACTACCGGGAAGAACAGCTAATGACGTTAAAAACTTCTGGAACACCAACCTCCAAAAGAAGCTTATGACTGCTAGCTACCAGAAACAAATGGTTAAAGGGAAAGAGCTTAGTAATACTGCTACAGCCAGTATTCCTACAACTACTACTGTTGTCATAAAGCCTCTTCCCCGGACCTTATCTAAAGGCACAAGATTATCCTGTTACAGTATCAATCCCAATATTAGCAGCAATATTCTTATCAACAAGCAACCATCACCACCAAGATCAAGACCGGATCACGATAGCGTCCAGTGGTGGAAGACTTTTCTGTATGAAAAAGAGATTCATGGTCAAGAAGAAGATTTATCAGAGGGATTAAAGATGGCGTCCTCAAGTGGGCTACAGAATCTGGATTCTGAAAGAGGCCTAATTTGGAGGACAAGTCATCAATCATCCACTCCTACAACCGAAGCCACTGGTTTACTAGAAGATGGCCAGGATGGGTGGAGTGACATTTGGGATCTTCTAAACTGGGACCATAATTAA